The DNA region GCAGATGTTCCATTATGGCCAGTGTTTTCTCTGCCTTGCTTTTAAGATCGGTGTTCGAAAGTTGCGAGGCAATGTTATCGTAAACCTTGGCATAAATGTTCAGCGAAAAATCCTGCGTAACCATCTTCATCTGCTTATGCCCCGGAATCAGTTGCTCATCGGGGCCTTTTACCCTTGCCTGTTCAAACTGAATTTCGCCTTCATCTATTTTTAATAAGCCATAAATGGATTTTAGCAGCGTAGATTTTCCACTTCCACTTTCACCTATAATGGCAACAACATCTCCTCTATTAATATCGAAACTGATGTTTTTGATGCCTCCTGCCTGTTCAGCCTGATACTGCTTGGTTAAATTTTTAACGCTTATGATGGGATTTCTCACATGGTAAAGATAAAGCATAAAGGAGAAAGACCAAAGCCCAAAACCAAACCAAAAAGAACACGTGTATCTGCGTTTACATTTGAACGTGCGACATCTTTTTGTAAACTTATACTATGAATACGAAGCTGACATTAACTGTAGATAAATCGACTATAGAACAAGCGAAAGTATATCCCGAAGAGCACGGTAGAAGTTTATCTGCTTTGATGGAAAACTATATGAGGCATTAACACCGACTAAAGCTCGCAGTACAGAAAAGAAATTATTAAATGAAAACGAATTCTCTGACACTTTAAAATCGCTAATTGGCGCTGCGAAGTCGCCTGCAGATTTTGATTATAAAAAAGAAAGGACACAACGTTTAATGGAAAAATATAAATGTTAATGTAAATATGCAATCACTTTAGTATTTTACTGAAAATCAAATGAACCAAAAAATATTATTTTCAGAAATTCAAGGCGACGGAAATGTTGGGCTAATTATTTTATTGATTTTAATTGATATTTTGATGCTTTACCTGCTTTTTACAAAATGGAAAGCCAAAAGCATGTTATATAACATAGGAATTGGCCTAGGTTTGATTATTGCCTTTTTGGCTACTTTTATTATTATTACAATGAAACAGTATACTGAAATTAAAGAAGATGGTGTGTACGTTGAACTATTTCCAATTCAGCCCAGCTTTAATTTCTATCCTTGGGAAGGCATTGAAAAATGCTATGTTCGAACTTATAATCCAATCTCAGAATATGGTGGTTGGGGATTAAAAGGAAGTGCTAAAAACAAAGCCGTTAATGAATCAGGAAATATTGGGTTGCAGCTCCGTTCTTAAAAATGGAGACAAACTACTCATTGGTACACAAAAACCTAACGAAATCGCTATTATTTTGAAAAAAAGTAATCTTTATTCACAATAACAAACAAACACGCTTCGTCAGTCGCAACTGCATTTCAGTTTTGTTTGAGCATTTGTTAATTAAAACCATAATGTTAAACCTATTACTTCAAGCCAAAGCACACGTGTGTTTTATTTAAAGTTGCACGTATTAAATTTTATGCTTAATTTTATGTTATGAAAACGAAGTTAACCTTAACAATGGATGAAACCGTTATAGAGCAAGCCAAAGCATATGCAAAAGAACAAGGCAGAAGTTTATCGGCTATTTTTGAAAATTATGTAAAAGCAGTTTCTAGAAGTGAAAGAGATAAATTAACGACCGAAGAATTTTCGCCTATTGTAAAACGACTAACTGGGTCATTAAACCTGCCCAAAAACTTCGATTATAAAAACGCAGTATCTGAAGCTATTAATGAAAAATATAGCCAATGAAAAATTTATTCTTAGATACAAATATTATCATCGATGTTATAGACTATAGAATGCCATTTTATACAAAGAGTGCAAAAATTTTTGATTATGGAGCCAAAGGTTTTGTAAATCTTTTCATGTCATCTTTATCCTTTGCAACTATTTATTATGTTGCAAAAAAAACAATCTCACATCAAGAATGCATAAAAGTAATGAAAGATCTATCATCATTAATTACAACAGTTGATGTAACGGGAGAAGTAATAAATTTATCAATTAATTCTAGTTTTAATGATTTTGAAGACGCCCTTCAATATTATTCAGCCTTAGCACAGGGCAATATCACAGCAATTGTAACCAGAAATAGCCAGGATTTTAAGCAAAGCGATATCCCAATCATGAACCCTGAACAAGCTCTTGCTATGATTTTATAAAAAATCCTGTTCCGCCTAACCGAAACAGGATCATATTTGTGTGTATGTATGTATGTGTTTAATTTAGTCCAAAGGTTATGCCGAAGCTCATATTTTTCAAGCCAGCTTGCGCAGTTGTATTAAACATATCGTTAAAGTAGTACTTGGTAAATAAGCCTAAGCCGCCGTAACCAAATCTGAATGTACCTCCATAACGAATGGACTGAAAGTGATAATTATCATATTGCTTCTGTTTACCAAACTCCTCGCTAATTTGCTTTACCTTTCCGCCAAGTAGAAAACTTACTTCAGGGCCTAAAACAAAGTAAAACCGCTTTCCTTTTTTGCTTTCATCTGTTCTGAATTCGAAATTCAACGGAATATGCACGTAGCTGCTCGAGAATCGATTTTTCGAAAACGCTACAGGCTCGTCCACATAAGTTAATGTAGGCTGGTTTTTCTGAATCGTGATGTTGTCTCTTAATCTGATCAACGTCCAATCGAACCCACCGGCAACATACACCTTGAAATTTGAGTTGAAGCGGTATCCGAATTGTAATACATCAAATGAAAAAGTACTGGTTTTACCGCCCTTATAATCTAGAAAATCGTTATTAGCTGATAAATTGAAGTCACCGTTATCGATTAATCTTGAGAAACCAAGATCTACCCTTGTAAAAGTAATTCCCCCAACAAAACGTCCATTTTTGGCTGAATCAGCGGAGTTGGTTTTTATCATGATGCCATGCCCTTCACTGTAATCTGTTTTCTTTTTAATACTATCTTGTTGTGCAAAAGCACCTGGAGCCATAACACTGGCAAGCCCGCTTACCAAAAGTGTTGAAAAAATTAGATGTTTCATTTTATGCGTGTGTTTATTTGAAATGTTCATTGGTTTATTAGTTCAGTGGTTCATTGGTTAATTAGCTCATTGGTTAACTAGTTCATTGGTAAAAACAACCTTTAATTTTTAAGCCTATTTTTTCTTCTTCCCGAATTTAAACGGCCCGATATTGATCGATGATAGTGAAGAATCGTCATCATCGGTACGGAACTGAATAAACTTATCCTTCCGCTTATCAACAGTATTTACGATCAGGTTAACCACATCGCCAACATTGCGGATGCCTTTATTTTCAGTTTCGTTACCCTCTCCAATTACTTCGTCGACTTTTATCGCGTTCGCATTCGACGCAAGCACTGGCTCCTCTGTTTGTTCCAAAATCGCTTCCTTTATTTTGGTTTTGATATCTTTTGGCGTTTCATCAACTTTGGCGATAACTGTTTCTTGCTTCAACATTTCAGGTGCAGTGATCACTTTTTTGTTTTCAGGCTTTGTAACTGGCTTAACTTTGACTTTTGCTACCTCAACAGCAGTTTGAGCTTTCACAACCAGCGGAATTTGCACATCCTCAATTGGTGTTGCAACCGTAGCCGCAGAATCTTTCAGGGGCTGTTGCTGTGCTATTGGCGAGGCTTTTTCAATCTTGTTACTTGCAAGTTTCTTATTGTTATCAGTGCTCGCCCCTTGCTGGTAGATTAAAAAACTAACCGCGGCAACCAACAGCACTGCCGCCGCCGATAGCCAGTACATGAGTATTGTTTTTTTCTTCTTCGGTTCAATTCCCTGCTCAATGCCGCTCCACAAATCCTTCGATGGTGAGATCTCTGCGTCATCAAAAGCGTTTTTAAATAATTGATCAAAATCCTTATCCCGTATAGGTTGCATAACCAAATCCCTCCATTTTTATAATTTCTTCTTTTAATATTGCTCTGGCTCTGGATAGTTGCGATTTACTTGCCCCTTCAGAGATACCGAGCTTATCTGCAATTTCCTTGTGCGAATAGCCCTCAATTGCGTACATGTTAAATACCATTCTATAACCGTCGGCCAGTTTTTGTATTACCTTCATTAAATCTTGCATGCCGAGGGTACCGAAATCGAA from Pedobacter endophyticus includes:
- a CDS encoding DUF6364 family protein; amino-acid sequence: MKTKLTLTMDETVIEQAKAYAKEQGRSLSAIFENYVKAVSRSERDKLTTEEFSPIVKRLTGSLNLPKNFDYKNAVSEAINEKYSQ
- a CDS encoding DUF6364 family protein is translated as MNTKLTLTVDKSTIEQAKVYPEEHGRSLSALMENYMRH
- a CDS encoding type II toxin-antitoxin system VapC family toxin, whose product is MKNLFLDTNIIIDVIDYRMPFYTKSAKIFDYGAKGFVNLFMSSLSFATIYYVAKKTISHQECIKVMKDLSSLITTVDVTGEVINLSINSSFNDFEDALQYYSALAQGNITAIVTRNSQDFKQSDIPIMNPEQALAMIL
- a CDS encoding DUF6141 family protein yields the protein MNQKILFSEIQGDGNVGLIILLILIDILMLYLLFTKWKAKSMLYNIGIGLGLIIAFLATFIIITMKQYTEIKEDGVYVELFPIQPSFNFYPWEGIEKCYVRTYNPISEYGGWGLKGSAKNKAVNESGNIGLQLRS
- a CDS encoding outer membrane beta-barrel protein, whose product is MKHLIFSTLLVSGLASVMAPGAFAQQDSIKKKTDYSEGHGIMIKTNSADSAKNGRFVGGITFTRVDLGFSRLIDNGDFNLSANNDFLDYKGGKTSTFSFDVLQFGYRFNSNFKVYVAGGFDWTLIRLRDNITIQKNQPTLTYVDEPVAFSKNRFSSSYVHIPLNFEFRTDESKKGKRFYFVLGPEVSFLLGGKVKQISEEFGKQKQYDNYHFQSIRYGGTFRFGYGGLGLFTKYYFNDMFNTTAQAGLKNMSFGITFGLN